The genomic window CAGACTATACAGGTAGCCATCCATGGGGACAAAACTGGAGAAGGCTCGTTTGCAGGGGATATTGGGAAACTTGGTCCATGAGCGTGTTTCGATGTCGAAGACCTCAAAGGCATTGACTGCATACTTGGATTGACGTCCTCCTAAAAAGCCAAGGTCAAAGTCCCTCTAAAGCCTCCAGAACAAGCTTACCAGCCCAGGAAAGGAGATTCTATCTGAGAAAGGCCTACTAGCAGTCATCCTTTCTAGAGAGTATCTCCAATCCCTCTTAAAGTCAGGGTACTAAATCAATATTCCAAGTTTATTATGTATTTTCTGATGATTCCTTCTCTgaactattttttccttccacCCAAGATactctcttttcatttctgaCAACCAATATGTCTCCTTCTCCCTTAAATATGATGACCACTCCCCAGGAAAGCTATCCTAATTGACCCATACCCAATTCTGACTGCTCCTCTGCCTCTTTAGAGCTTATCATTCATCAATTTTAGGATCATAGGAATAGTGTAGGTCATATAGTACAACCCCATCAACCAACCCTAGGAAACTAGGGCCCAGATagaagttacttgtccaaggtcacacaacctgCATAAGTAGAAAAGTCGGCTTTCAAACTCTGGTCTTCTAATTCCCAATGCAAGGAACTTTCTATGCTGACCTTCATTTGTGCTTATTTATAGGTTGCTCTGTACATTTGCAGTTGTTGTGCATATGCCTTGCTTTCTGCCTCCCCAAATGACACCTCCCCAAAGATGGGGACATTgacttgttattgttgttgttggcCTCACAAtgctatgatcttgggcaaatcattttactctTCAGTACactagtttcctcctctgcaagaTAAAAATATTGATGATAGGATCTCTGGAGTCTCcgttctaatatttatttattatatgacaATGAATCACATGAGGGCAAGGATAGTGAGTCCTCTTTCCTCTGGACCTCTGCCTGCTCCACAATGCTTAGAAAATGGCTTTATACATTCCCAACAGGGTAAAGATAATAAACTGAGCcccaggaaggaaaaagagagtacATTGAGGGTGCATGTAGCCCATCCTTACCTAGCACATAAATCTTGGAACCTCGGAGAAAGGAAGTGGCAGCATATCTTGGGGTGGGCATGGGGGCTAATGATACCCACATGTCCTTGAGCATATCATAGTGCTGTAGATGGTTGTGGGGGCGGAGATCTAGTCCCATTCCTCCTGCCGCATACACTCTGTAATCTAAAGAGACAGACCACAATCAGAGTCAGTGGGCAACCTTGGCATGGACTTGTGGGTATCCACTACCAGTCATGCCTGAAGCCCCACTCTGATTAATGTTCCCCCTGCCAGCTTCAACCACTAGCTAAGTCAATTCTATTAAACTTCCAGGGACATGGAATGCTTTTTGTAGTCTggctttccccctccccaaacaaGGAAAGCCAAAAAGCTGTCCTTGTGGGGATGAAATAAGAGAATGACTTTCTCAGAACCCAGGACATAGAGTGAttataagaagagaaagaatgaatgctTCCTTACACCCAACAGTACACAGGACATATCAGTGGAAAAAAATAGGTGTAAAGATATTTTCTGGGGACAGTATCTAGCATATAGTAGGGGTTTAATATATGTTCTCTTCCACTTTCTGCCCTGTCCTCAACTTGCCATCTCTTTGCTTCTACTCTGCTGAAACattcttcttcctcacttctgcctcttccttcaagacccaCTTTCTATAGGAGGACTTTTCTGTTCCCTCCAGCTATTAGAGCCTTCCCCTTTAGGAGTTACCTTTCATCTACTCTATATGGATTTTGTAGGTACtaaattatttacatgttgtctccctcattaaaatataattcccttgaggacagggactaggTTTTGGGGggtgtcttttttgggggggctatCTCCCAATCattagtgtctggcacataataggtgctaaataaatgcttgaagATTGATAGACTATCCACAAAGGGAAAGTGTTGAGAATGGGTGGAAGCCCTGTAGTAGAAGGATACTAGTATAGATATTCAGAATTTCTCTAAAAGAGGATTGGCATTCCCATTTGGATAGCAGGGAAATTTGGAGATGGGAAGGAGTGGTAGGAGAAATCACTAGAAAGCTTCAAACAGTTGTTTAGATTGAGTTTGGGGGTGACTAGTTTGGGCAGTGAGTTATGGGGTGATTTGTTCTCTCCAGACACCCCGACTCTCACTATTACAGTTTTTATGATGTGCTCTTCCTGCTGAGTGGCTCAAGCAGCTATTTGGTGACTGTGGCACCTGTGAAGTCAGGTTCaggcttttgtacctcttttgttTTGGTGGGAGGAGAACAAGGGAGTCTGGAGGGTTATGGCAGCTTTCAGCAAAGTTGATAGAGGAGTAAACTGGGGAATCACTGTCCTAAACAGAATTcatccccctttcctttccagtcttccaaCAAGACTACCCCAGTGTTTCCTGCCCTCTTTCCAGCCCCTTTGTGCCCAATGGTGCCCAAAGCCTGGTCTGGCTTGCCTTTTGTAGTGACAGAGATGCCCATGGCGGCCTCCCTCAGCACACTCCTCTTCTTCCACTTGCCTTCATCGATGTTGTACATCTCCACGATCTTCAGGGGCAGCTGATTGGTCCCCACACCCCCAATCACCATGATCCGTTTTCCCAGGGCTATGACGGCCACCCCAGCCCGGGCCGTGGGCATGGGGGGCAAGGAAGTCCACTGGTCAGCCTCAGGGGAGTAGACCTCAAAGCAATCCATGGGGACTCCATTGTCATCACAGCCTCCTATGGCATAGACCTGTCCTCCAGCCTCCACCAGGGACGAGTAGACCCGCCGACTGGGCAGTGGGGCCAGGGTCTTCCAGTGGAAATCTTTGATGTTGGGCACCTCCATGGCAGCCACGGGTGGTACTGTCCGGGCATCCATCTCCTGACCTCTGTGAAGCAGTGACCCTGCCACCCCCTGAGAAGCAGCAGGGGAAGCTGCTCCAAGGGCAGGGAATAAGGGATCAGAGGCAGGAGAGATGCTGACTAGCCCGCAATCAATATCCCTCAGCCCCTAACAGGATCCATCACTGGTCCTCGATCCTGCCCACCCCCACGAACCCCCATGCACACatgcccacacacacacacacacgcgcgcgcgcgcgcgcacacgcACACAAGCCCACAGAAAGCAGCCGGTTCTTTACCTTTCCTTACGGCTCCATCAATCCCGAGGCATCCACACCTGGCCCTAGGAGGACAATGGAGGGGAATCAAGGGCAGCCGGTTCCGTGAGTCTCCTCTCCCGAGCagactccctttctctttctccaacttTAATTAACCGGGAAAGAAGCTGAGAAGCAACACGGCAAGATCACTCACCACGCTGAGCTCCCTCCCCCCCCGCCCAAGTTATGTCAAATCCCGCGTGGCTGTTGTTTGGAGGAGCAGCTTAAGGGacaggtgggggtggggtaggacTCACAAGAGGCTCGCTCAGCTCGCTGCTCCATCTCCATCCTTCCCGAGGAGGAAGGAGTTAAAAATCACTGGAGCCTCTGCTCTTCCTAACCCTCCCTCTGCAGTTCAAGACATTCTCCACTCCCACTCTCCCTCCCCCAAACGCccgcacacagacacacagacacacacaaacacacacacacatcatcatcatcatcatcatcatcatcatcatcatctggggagggaagcaaagacAGTCCATTAGGAGACACtggaaatcccccccccccccccccccccccgttcagCTTAGAGACCAAAGGAGAGGGTGATTTGTCCTTTCTCCACTCAACACCCTGCTGGCAGACATGCAGATGAGCTGAATAAATAAGCAGCCAGGATGAGAAAGATACCCAGagcaggaggggagggaggggggaagccAGCTAAGTACACATCCCCACCCAGAGCTTCACACCTGTGCAGACATCTAGGAGCATCTCCATTGCAGAATCACCAACCTCCATTATATAACCCGGAGGGCTTCACCCTTGGGAGAGGGAAAGGGCTTTTTGGTGGGCACACTGGCCCTCATCTAcctgaggaagggaaggggaggtaaCTGTAAAGTGGAGGATAGAGACAGTCACTTGAGCAGCCAATGCCAACACCTCCTTATCCAAAGAAAGAGCTTTTTGGTGTgcatgaggggagggaggggagtagGAAGAGGGGTAGCCAATTACCCAACTTGTTTATACAGACACAAAGACTCATttaatgctctttccactttaTGTTGGGTGTTTAGGCATAGGGAATGTGGGAGACTTCCTCACTTACACCCACATAGAATCTGATGTAATCTACTCCTTAAAATGCACACACAGACAAccaccacccacccacccacatacacacattccCCACCACACTAAAATGTGCTTTCAGAGAGATACAGGCATGTATTGGgacatatacacagatatatgggattatgatttaaaaattggaagagaTGTCAAGAGACAGCTAGTTCAGCTGTCCCTGAGAGGAtggtcagaaaaataaataaaaatactatacaTCATATAAAACATTCCATTTCAACACTAAGTCAATGATGTGGCCCAAAGGGATCCTTATGTTCAGATTGGTGGCCCTCTTTCCATGAACTATGCTGCTGTTAGTCACAAAGGCCCCAGACACTCGGTTACACTCACGCACTACTCTTCTCCCCAGTATCCTCTTGCAATGAAGCCTAAGAAACACATCAAATGATGCCAGGCTTAGATGATCAGAAAAACTGAAGGGCACATGGAGGCCATTTTCTAATAGCTTTTCACATGCAATAAAGCCCCATTACAAAGCACCAGGTCAAGGCTCTACAAATGAACCACAAATGTGGCTAACATAAATGCATTTCTTGGATTGACTTGGATTGATTTTTTTAGCATCTCCCATGTACATAGGGAAGAAACAGAGCatctttttaacaaaaatatggaaaatttatGAAGTAGGTATcatccttgttttctttttctttgttttttgcaaggcaatggggttaagtggtttgcccaaggccacatagctaggtgtccaaattcagatttgaactcaggtcctcctgactccagggccagtgctctatccactgtaccacctagctgcccccatccctgGTTTCTTATATTGGCATTATAAGTTGGCTCTCTACCAAACAGGCAAACCACCAATTTGGAAATGAATAACAGTGAGTAATGAGGTAAGTTACAATTCACAGTAGGCCCACAATACATAAACATAGATCATAGGCACAAAAGTCTTTTAATATGTAGGAATTCAGTGTGGGCCCCAAGGGTTTAaggaattcttaattttttgagATCTTGGAATGGAAAAGTTCATTTTTAGATTTCTTCCTCCTCCATGTACTTGTAAAGATAGTAACTGAAAATTGAAAAGGGAGGAAATTACCCCTTACTCATGTCATTAAATGAGAATTAATGCAAATTTCAACTCATAGGGCTCTTAATAAATGAGTTTTCATAACAAGGTCCCCAATTTTATCAGCCTATTTAGGGATCAGTCTTCAGAGAGGCACTAGTATTAAAACCCTCTTCAGCAAGTCACTATTTGTCAAACCCAATGCTAagtattggagatacaaagaaaggcataagCTAGTCCTGCCCTccaggaacttacaatctaataggggagacataTAACTAactttatgtaaataaaatatatacaggcAAACTGGGGGGAATATCAGAGAAAAGGCACTGGTAATGAGGCAAACTAGGAAAAGCAGTTTGAGGATAGTGGGATTTAAGTTGATATTTGAAATAAGCCAGGAAACagagatgggaaaggaaaaaaatttaggcATGGGAGATAGTCATGAAAATGTATGGGCATGTATAAGGAACAACAAGGAGATCAGTGCCACTGGATTATAGAGGTCATGGGAAGCAGTAAAGTGTTAGGAGACAAGGTTGTGAATAGTTTTAAATGTCTAAAGCAATGTCCGTTCTGTGCTTTAGGAGGATTACTTGGCAGATAAATGGAAGATGTACTGCAATACTGGAGGGAGGCAGATCAATCAGCATTCTATTCCAGAAGTCTAGATGTGAGGCGATGAGTGCCCACAACAGGGTGTTGGCAGTATcggaggagagaagaagggataTACTAGAGATATGATTGTGGGAGCAATAGATCTTGGCAAATGATTGGATGTGGGCCGTGAAAGTGAAGACTTTAAGATCACATCTCTATTGTAAGCCTAGGTTCTTAGAAAAATGGTCATGTTCTTTACAGTGATATGTTCATTTGggtttttggggaaaagataatgaattaagttttggacatattgaatttaagatgttggGCTAGTTAGGTGGCTTGgtggagtcagaaggtcctgaattcaaatgtgacttgaGTTGCTAGCTGGGCTGGACCCTTGGTAAGACACAACCCTGATGGCCTTAGAAAAGATGTTTATAGATCATCTTATCTGTGATGTCTAAAAGTAAGAAATGTGAAACTGGAGGTCAGGAGTAAGATTTGAGCTGGATAAATAGGTCTGAGAATTATctacatagagataataattgaattcatgggaaccaatgacatcactaaatgaaatagtatagaggaagaagagaagacagCCTAGGACAGAACCTCGGGGGACACCCAAgattagctctttttttttttaggtttttgcaaggcaaatggggttaagtagcttgcctaaggccacacagctagataattattgtgtctgaagtcggatttgaactcaggtactcctgacaccagggccggtggctctattcactgtgccacctagccaccccaacattagCACTTCTTACCAGAATGCAGATCTagtaaaggagatgaagaaggaatgTTCAGACAATTAGGAGGAAAACCAGAAGAGAACCATGTAATGACAACTTagaagagagtatcaaagagATGAGGGTGATTAAGTATCAAAGGCTATAGATGGGACAAGAAGCATGAAGACTAAGAGGTCATTAGATTCAGCAAGTAAGAGATCATTTGATAAGTATGTAAAGAGAAGATTcagttgatgatgatgtttgttcttcattcttgaaaatgaCCATGATGttagggaggtaatgccatgacaagcacatgaattggattaagtgaggggatgctgtgctaagtcaccaacctcctttcctccagagccatttggatccattggacagatatgaatcaggatgactggagatggacctggagggaggcaatcagggttaagcgacttgtccaaggtctcatagccagtaagtgtcaagtgtctgaagctggatttcaaTGCAGTCCTCCCCGATTACTCAATcaactgaaccacctagctgacctagATTCAGTTGAAAGATGAGGTTAAAGGCCAGTCTGTAGAGAGTTTAGAAGTGAGTAGGAGGAGGCACTATTCTGTCTAGTTTTTGATTATTATAGACAAGTTGGGGATTGAAAGAGCAGGCAGGAGTGAAATCGTTCCCAACCTTGTGGACATTCATCTCATCTTGCCCTCCTCTCATTCCACTTCCCACTGTAGCAGGCAAACAAGAAGTAATCTGGGCTGATGTAAAACAGTTTCTAATTTTGTTCCCCTTTCTGCTTTGGGAAAGTTTTTAATGAGTAAGGATAAAAGGGCAGTAGATCAGGAGAGGGATGATCTGCGTTAGCCTTAAATGAAACTGCTTATCTCTACTAACATTGAGCACACATTGATACCCTTGATTCATGGGTGACTTATTTGTCAGACTGTTCCATAGGAACCCCAAAAGCTGAAGGTTGGAACTGAGGTTCATTGTTGGCTTTAAATTACCCACATTAATCTCTAGACAACATAAACAACACATGACCAACAGGCTCCAGCTACTATTTCTTATCCCTCCACTGTACTATATAGAACCATAtttgaaaggacctcagagatctgGTACAAACTGTACCAGAATAAGAATCTTTTCCTCAGTATTTCTTACAAGAATTCATCCAGCCTCTACTCAAAGACTTCTAGAGATAGAGAACCCCATCTCCTCCTGAGGCAGTTCACTTTAGTGTGGCTCTACTTATTATGATTTGGAAAACTACATAGAATGCAGATCCTCTCTGTAAAACCATTTAATAGTGATTTAATAtaataggtagcatttatatagccctttagggtttgcaaagaaccttacaaatatctcattttattcttacaattaCCCTTAGAGATAGGTGAACTCCATTTTATAGgcaagaaaactgagtcccacagctactaaatgtgggaggctagatttgaactcaggactttctgattccaggtccagtattcaATTAAGTCATACTATTACTTAGTTGCTAGCAGAGCTGcttccttctctctgcctcatcCAATATGGACCTTATTTTAAAAGTACTTAAAACCTAGCAATAGTTCATTTCAATTCCTTGCCAGAGTttctagttgaaaaaaaaatttctctactTCCCTCAATTTTCCAATTCAAGGATTAACCATCTCCCTGACCAGAGAGGTTTTCTTTGTGTCTAGTCTAAGTTCTTATTAGAAAGGGTATTCAAAGTTATCaggctttcattttcttttgtcattcAAAGGCACAGTCCCACTTTCCTCCATTGAGATGAGGCTGTGGGTGCTTGTGAAAGGCACCGAAGATAAATGGATTTTGATACTCTGGAatcttattattataatattgatGCATTATTCACACAACTTGTCCCTCTTTCACTTCCCATCTTGGAGGGATTATAGCATTGAAAGATAGAAGGGACTTTTGAGATAATTTAGCCCACAGGTGAGGAAACAAGCCccaaatggttaagtgacttacccacagtcTCATAGGTAGTAAATAGGAGGGCTGGCATTTAAACCTAGCCTTATCTGACTGTAAAGTCAATGTTCCTTTTGCAGTCATATGTTGAAGAAACCTTCCTGCTATCCCATATCCATGACATGTGTTTAGCTCTGTAaaatgggcagctaagtggcacagtggatagcacacctagggtcaggaggacctgagttcaaatgtgacctcaggcacttatcaactatgtgaccctgggcaaatcactcaacattgtttgtcttagtttcctgatctgtaaatgaattagagaaggaaatattaaactatttcagtatatttgccaagaaaaccctaaatgggctcatgaagattgtacacaactgaaatgacagaacaacaatatGCCAAACTCTCCTAGGCAGTATCCTTTGGAGAAACTCAGGGAACAACCTGAGGGACAGTCTGACCaattcatacctatcagactaaATAAACTCATAATCTCAGGGCCACTGGGGATGAGGTGGGAGGAAGTAAAAAGAGCAGAACTTCAAGGATTTGTTAATGGCTTATACAAAGGCACAGGAGAATGAACAGGGAGGAGAGACAGAGCTCAAGATTAGCGTtgctgtttcttttcttcttcctggaaAAAGTAGTAGATCCTTGGGCAAATGACAATAGATCAGTGCCACTTGGACCAGAGACTGCACTGAATTAACAAATTCCTAAATCATAGTGTACTCTCAAAAAATCAGGGACTGTTTTTCCAGATAGTTCTCTCTGTATATTAAAATGCTATGTGTAACTGATCAAATGGTTAATAAAGCCCTTTCAAAAGAAGTGATTATTTTAAAACTCAGAATATCTACATTATCCCAAAAGAAAATCCCATTGTAGGGAGCTAACTACACAAACTGGCTAGTCTGTTGGGCCAGACAGAtacttttattgttttcttaCATATTTTCCTCCAAAGTAGGgagttttcttcccttcctcagtCATCTATTCCAGAGTCTCACAACTATCCTAATATCAGGatgcctttcctcttttcttttttttcatataaatcttctattcttataaaaaaggcaaaaaaccaaaacacttGTTAGTGCAGCAGGCATTCCAATATCTAAGAAGATACAGAGTTGTTTCCTCTCAGCTTGTGTTTGGGGAAAAGGGTTTGCAGTATTTGCAGTGGATCAAAACTCTATACATTGTCAGCTGTTTCCTTGGTTTACTTGGAGACAGTGATCCACCATGTTCTGAATTTTTTCCAATCCAGCAGTAGTGAACAGAGCAtctagttcatcttttttttttttaagttgggaaaagagaagacagagaatgATTTATGAGGCCATTGGAGTCTGGCAGGTCAAAGCACAGCGAAGAAGCCTCTTGTGTGAAGAAGTAAACTCTGGTACCATCATCGACCTGTTTTAAATCAGAGTTGAGCCATATCATAACGGCCATAATCTCCCAAAAGAATCATCCCTCTAGGTTTCAGAAGACAACTCAGTCGACTGATGGCATTCTGCATCTTGTCTGGGACAATTGATGAAAGGACAAAGATGAGAATAATGATATCAAGACTCTCCCTGGGCATTGGGTAATTCTTAACCTCATCACACAGATCATGAATGAAGGCAAAACATCGAGAAGAATCATATTCTGAATTTGTCTGGGCAACATCTACAGCTGTGGTAGAGAAGTCACAGCAATAAACAAAGAGTCCTGGGTCATTGTTAGCATGTGAAATTGGAAAGACTGTGTTTCCCACACCACAGCCAACCTCTAGTATGCGGTAGGTGGCTGAGGAACCAGGAAAGTCATTAGTGTTTATAGCCAGATGCTTGAGTTGCTGAGTTGCCTCATCTATGGGGTATTTCTCCTGCTCTTTGTGATCAAGGTTGTGTGAAGAagctttatgtttttcttgagtATTAGATGCTATCAATCCAAGTCCATCTTTAGAGCCTCTGTGTTCCATTATTTCATGGTCAATATCTTTTAACCGTAAGTCTTTTGCGTTACTTTGGTTCTGGCAAGGAATCAGGTCAGGAAATTCAGTAAAAAGCCAGTGTCTAGCTTTGAAAAACCCCTTTTCATGAATTTTGTAGAAGTCATTCCAGTATTCATGTGCATTGATCTCATAGGCAACTTGCTTTCCGGGCGGCACTCGCTGGGCGCTGTTCTCCCGGACTTGCCTCTCCGCCGCTGCCCCCTGCTATTCCCACCACTCCACGTTATCCCAGGCCTTATGCTGGCAAACACGGGCCGGATCCTTCAAGAACCGACTGCCACACTGGACTCTCTTCCCGCCGGGAGCGGCGGAAACATCTCCGGACAACAGTCGGTCATGATGCAAGAAGTGGAAACGCTTCTTGCCTTTCCTCTTTTCAATCCCATATGCTCCAGGCAAGTTCATTCCGCTTAATTTGATCTCCAGTTGATTCCCTTCCCTTCAATATAACCCTCTTTATAATGAGGACTTTTATTATGAGGTATGAtgtagtggagagagagagatgacctcAGAATTGGgatggacctgggttcaagtcccacctctgacataCACTGtccaactctgggcaagtcacttaactgctcgGTGCCCAGTTTTCATCTTTCAGTGGCAGAGCAGATGCCAacctagaggcagctaggtgacctaCTGGACAGAGTGCTGACTCTGAAGCCAgatgaattcaaatgcagcctcatgTAAATGCTAACTGCATGGACCTGGCTGTTTTCTGGCTTCATAATCCCTAGAAACTCAAATTCTGCAACATGACCTGAAACCCAGGTTTCTCAGATCAGGTCCAACCTGAAATGTAGGACTTCATTTGTCCCATAGCTACCCAGCTTcctaccttccctccttcctccattCAGCTACTTTTACTgtgttttctttccccattagattgtgagctccttgaggacagactgTTTTaggcttttctttgtattcctagagcTTAGCACAGGGCACAGGACGTAGGTCCTTACTGTTAATTCTGATTCTATTTGCTGGAGAAGAGTCTAggaggagacacacacacacacacacacacacacacacacacacacaccatggaAACAGCCTTAGATGCCACCATATTCCTGATCCTGGCTGTGCTACTCAGGCTTCACAGGTGTTTTCAACAGGTCCTTCTCCATCTTTGAAAAGTGCAAATAGTATGGGTTCTCCCCAGGCTGTGCCTAAGTGTGATCTAGGCTCACTGGATGCTGATTCTTAGCCTGCACCCAATGGTAGATGAGAATGGGGGACAGGAGCTGATGAGGCTATGAATGGCCATTCAGAGAACAAGGGGCAGCAGGTGGGAGAGGGCACTATCCCATTCAAACCAGGCTCTTTAAATGCCAGTTAATAAGTTAATATCATTGTTCCCAGAGTTAGCAACTCCTTCTATCCTCCTTAATTAAAAACTCCATGTCACCATGGAATTGACAGAGGACTGTGAATGATTTCCCAACCAACCAAGCTCCCCTTTCTCAGGGGAACATGGAGAGGAGATTCATCAGCAGACACCACATTCTGCCTGTCACTAATGAGGGCCAGGGTAGCAATGTGGCAGCCTGGGAAGCAGTTACCTCTGCATTCTTGCCTGGTAGACTCAGACAAAGCAGGGGTATCAGGCAGCAAAGGGCAGGAAAGTACAATTTGAGACATGAGGATCATTTAGAAACAAAGCGTTCTTTATTtgccccctttccttttttccttctaatctagGAGAAGGGACAGAGAATATAACCTTTGTTCTCTAGGAAGTATGCAGCCATAATCTCACTTCTTCCAGAGAAGAAAGGGGGTCAGAGTATATTGGGGGAAAATATCTgatctggaaggaacctcagagaatATCTAGttcagtcccattttacag from Macrotis lagotis isolate mMagLag1 chromosome 2, bilby.v1.9.chrom.fasta, whole genome shotgun sequence includes these protein-coding regions:
- the KLHDC8A gene encoding kelch domain-containing protein 8A, translating into MDARTVPPVAAMEVPNIKDFHWKTLAPLPSRRVYSSLVEAGGQVYAIGGCDDNGVPMDCFEVYSPEADQWTSLPPMPTARAGVAVIALGKRIMVIGGVGTNQLPLKIVEMYNIDEGKWKKRSVLREAAMGISVTTKDYRVYAAGGMGLDLRPHNHLQHYDMLKDMWVSLAPMPTPRYAATSFLRGSKIYVLGGRQSKYAVNAFEVFDIETRSWTKFPNIPCKRAFSSFVPMDGYLYSLGGLRQGRLYRQPKFMRTMDVFDMEQGGWMKIERSSFLKKRRADFVSGCLGGRVIVAGGLGNQPTVLETAEAFHPGKNKWESLPPMPTPRCACSSLVIKSCLLAVGGVNQGLSDAVEALCVSDS